The following are encoded together in the Macadamia integrifolia cultivar HAES 741 chromosome 10, SCU_Mint_v3, whole genome shotgun sequence genome:
- the LOC122091301 gene encoding uncharacterized protein LOC122091301 isoform X3, which yields MSACKNLLRLSFSFQDFRIRRNLQKSSLITIRNLHSFSGSNNPSKLSLTTLICRNRGLGRELNRASSRSYRSVQAAVADGLNENASSCSILEPLDDWGKDNVEELLVNREDVARLMKMKRRSGIEDGEDSTRKGRWFPYLDMFKSGGTFLTSREVLEALDAYIMDVRKERIWNVVKYRSYSVCLVVEGLSDFGNVSAAFRSADALGIQSVHVVSCDSSKRYRDNRHVSMGAEKWLDIELWDSIQECFKVLKSRGYRIATTHMGTDAVSIYNMDWSCPTAIVVGNEKA from the exons ATGAGCGCCTGCAAAAATCTTCTTCGTTTATCCTTTTCCTTTCAAGATTTTAGAATACGAAGGAACCTGCAAAAGAGCTCTTTGATTACTATTCGGAATCTCCATTCATTCTCTGGTAGTAATAATCCATCTAAGTTATCGTTAACAACTCTAATCTGTCGGAATCGAG GATTAGGGCGTGAACTGAACAGAGCTTCATCGAGATCTTACCGTAGCGTTCAAGCTGCAGTTGCCGATGGTTTGAATGAAAACGCTTCAAGCTGTTCTATTCTGGAACCTTTGGATGACTGGGGTAAAGACAATGTGGAGGAGTTGCTTGTAAACAGAGAAGATGTTGCGAGGTTAATGAAGATGAAACGGAGGTCTGGAATTGAAGACGGGGAGGATTCTACTCGCAAGGGCCGGTGGTTTCCGTATCTCGATATGTTCAAATCGGGAGGTACATTTCTGACCAGTCGTGAGGTTCTGGAAGCACTTGATGCGTATATAATGGATGTGAGAAAGGAGAGGATTTGGAATGTTGTGAAGTACAGAAGCTACTCCGTTTGCTTGGTTGTTGAAGGTCTATCTGATTTTGGGAATGTATCAGCTGCATTCCGCTCGGCTGATGCGCTTGGGATTCAATCGGTCCATGTGGTCTCCTGTGACAGCTCAAAAAG GTACAGGGATAATCGCCATGTTAGTATGGGTGCTGAGAAGTGGTTGGACATTGAACTTTGGGACTCCATCCAAGAATGCTTCAAGGTTTTAAAGTCACGAGGTTATCGAATTGCCACAACACATATGGGAACTGATGCG GTTTCTATTTACAACATGGATTGGTCATGCCCAACTGCAATAGTTGTCGGAAATGAAA AGGCATAA
- the LOC122091558 gene encoding pentatricopeptide repeat-containing protein At5g48910-like, with amino-acid sequence MTREPRLAMLKSLADCNHIKQFLGQLIINKLPIDELSLTRLIDICFSSNVLGPAALLFTQFRESINSDLCSFMIRSYTHSNKHLQSILVFTQMHKNGFLPDSSTFPAVLKSVAHLFRRRFGKSIHGYIIQMGFHSDVYTNTALVHMYGTCSSIGEAHRLFDEMPERNSVSWNALITGYTHNRMFREAIDVFREMQASDIQPGEVTMVGVLSACAHLGALNQGKWIHDYIEQNRLRMNVFVGTALIDMYAKCGVVHEAEKVFEAMRVKNTYTWNVLISGYAMNGQGSAALQALSKMLMENVIPDGVTFLAVLCACCHQGLIDEGQRYFTSMENFGLRPGIEHYGCMVDLLGRAGFLKEARELIRTMPLKADPIVWRAFLGACRIHGNIQLGELAIHKLLELEPYNAENYVLLSNLYAQNRRWSKMGEVRQMMNHKGIKKVPGCSSIEIDNMVYEFVVSERMEIELEEIYNMLADMKKQLKLAGYVADTNMVSYDVEEEEKEHSLMYHSEKLALAFGLLRTSSDTTLRIVKNLRICRDCHDFFKRVSKVYRRQIVVRDRKRFHHFVGGDCSCRDYW; translated from the coding sequence ATGACTCGAGAACCACGCCTTGCAATGCTGAAATCTCTCGCAGATTGTAACCACATCAAACAGTTTCTcggtcaactcatcatcaacaAGCTACCTATCGATGAATTGTCACTAACGAGGCTCATTGACATATGTTTTTCTTCTAATGTGTTGGGTCCCGCTGCTCTTCTGTTCACGCAGTTCCGAGAATCCATTAATTCTGACCTTTGTAGCTTCATGATCAGATCTTATACTCACTCCAACAAGCATCTGCAGTCAATTCTAGTTTTTACACAGATGCATAAGAATGGATTTCTTCCTGATTCCTCCACGTTTCCAGCTGTACTAAAATCTGTCGCCCATTTGTTCCGCCGGAGGTTTGGGAAGTCGATACATGGTTACATAATTCAGATGGGTTTCCACTCGGATGTCTACACAAACACAGCTCTTGTCCACATGTATGGGACTTGTTCGTCAATTGGTGAGGCACATCGactgtttgatgaaatgcctgAAAGAAATTCAGTTTCTTGGAATGCTTTAATAACAGGTTATACCCACAATAGAATGTTTAGGGAAGCTATTGATGTGTTTCGAGAGATGCAGGCATCTGATATCCAGCCAGGGGAGGTCACCATGGTTGGGGTGCTCTCGGCCTGTGCTCATTTGGGAGCATTGAATCAGGGGAAGTGGATTCATGATTATATAGAACAGAACAGACTCAGAATGAATGTGTTTGTAGGTACTGCTCTTATAGACATGTATGCTAAATGTGGAGTTGTTCATGAGGCTGAAAAGGTTTTTGAAGCAATGAGAGTGAAGAATACTTACACTTGGAATGTTCTGATATCTGGGTATGCAATGAATGGGCAAGGGTCTGCTGCATTGCAGGCACTTTCCAAAATGCTCATGGAGAATGTTATTCCTGATGGAGTTACTTTCTTAGCTGTTTTATGTGCTTGTTGCCACCAAGGTCTTATTGACGAAGGCCAAAGATATTTTACCAGCATGGAGAATTTTGGGTTGCGACCAGGCATTGAGCATTATGGTTGCATGGTTGATCTACTTGGTCGAGCTGGTTTCTTGAAGGAAGCTCGGGAGCTTATCCGAACCATGCCATTGAAAGCAGACCCAATTGTTTGGAGGGCATTTCTGGGTGCTTGCAGAATCCATGGAAACATCCAGTTGGGTGAGCTTGCAATCCACAAGCTTCTTGAATTGGAACCCTACAATGCAGAGAACTATGTTTTGCTGTCAAATCTGTATGCTCAAAATCGAAGATGGAGTAAGATGGGAGAAGTGAGGCAGATGATGAATCATAAGGGGATCAAGAAAGTCCCTGGTTGTAGTTCAATAGAAATTGACAATATGGTTTATGAATTTGTAGTATCAGAAAGAATGGAGATTGAGTTGGAGGAGATTTATAACATGTTGGCAGATATGAAGAAACAATTGAAGCTGGCAGGCTATGTTGCAGACACTAACATGGTTTCATATGATgtggaggaagaggagaaggagcATTCTCTAATGTATCACAGTGAGAAGCTTGCGCTTGCTTTTGGGCTTCTTAGAACTTCTTCGGATACAACTTTGAGGATAGTCAAGAATTTGAGAATTTGCAGGGATTGCCATGACTTTTTTAAGCGTGTTTCAAAGGTTTATAGAAGGCAAATTGTTGTCAGAGATCGAAAACGATTCCACCATTTTGTTGGAGGTGATTGCTCCTGCAGAGATTATTGGTGA
- the LOC122091301 gene encoding uncharacterized protein LOC122091301 isoform X1, translated as MSACKNLLRLSFSFQDFRIRRNLQKSSLITIRNLHSFSGSNNPSKLSLTTLICRNRGLGRELNRASSRSYRSVQAAVADGLNENASSCSILEPLDDWGKDNVEELLVNREDVARLMKMKRRSGIEDGEDSTRKGRWFPYLDMFKSGGTFLTSREVLEALDAYIMDVRKERIWNVVKYRSYSVCLVVEGLSDFGNVSAAFRSADALGIQSVHVVSCDSSKRYRDNRHVSMGAEKWLDIELWDSIQECFKVLKSRGYRIATTHMGTDAVSIYNMDWSCPTAIVVGNESRGISDEALQLSDLHCCIPMKGMVDSFNVSVAAGILMHHAVCDKTSRLGCHSDLTPEEAQILQAEFSLRHGKSSISIAHEYAKRKAGRAMPKL; from the exons ATGAGCGCCTGCAAAAATCTTCTTCGTTTATCCTTTTCCTTTCAAGATTTTAGAATACGAAGGAACCTGCAAAAGAGCTCTTTGATTACTATTCGGAATCTCCATTCATTCTCTGGTAGTAATAATCCATCTAAGTTATCGTTAACAACTCTAATCTGTCGGAATCGAG GATTAGGGCGTGAACTGAACAGAGCTTCATCGAGATCTTACCGTAGCGTTCAAGCTGCAGTTGCCGATGGTTTGAATGAAAACGCTTCAAGCTGTTCTATTCTGGAACCTTTGGATGACTGGGGTAAAGACAATGTGGAGGAGTTGCTTGTAAACAGAGAAGATGTTGCGAGGTTAATGAAGATGAAACGGAGGTCTGGAATTGAAGACGGGGAGGATTCTACTCGCAAGGGCCGGTGGTTTCCGTATCTCGATATGTTCAAATCGGGAGGTACATTTCTGACCAGTCGTGAGGTTCTGGAAGCACTTGATGCGTATATAATGGATGTGAGAAAGGAGAGGATTTGGAATGTTGTGAAGTACAGAAGCTACTCCGTTTGCTTGGTTGTTGAAGGTCTATCTGATTTTGGGAATGTATCAGCTGCATTCCGCTCGGCTGATGCGCTTGGGATTCAATCGGTCCATGTGGTCTCCTGTGACAGCTCAAAAAG GTACAGGGATAATCGCCATGTTAGTATGGGTGCTGAGAAGTGGTTGGACATTGAACTTTGGGACTCCATCCAAGAATGCTTCAAGGTTTTAAAGTCACGAGGTTATCGAATTGCCACAACACATATGGGAACTGATGCG GTTTCTATTTACAACATGGATTGGTCATGCCCAACTGCAATAGTTGTCGGAAATGAAAGTAG AGGCATAAGTGATGAAGCTCTGCAATTGTCTGATTTGCACTGTTGTATTCCTATGAAAGGCATGGTGGACTCTTTCAATGTTTCAGTTGCAGCAGGCATTCTCATGCACCATGCTGTTTGTGATAAAACTTCTCGCCTG GGCTGTCACAGTGACTTGACACCGGAAGAAGCCCAGATCCTACAGGCAGAGTTCTCTCTGCGACATGGTAAGAGTTCAATTAGCATTGCACATGAATATGCCAAGCGCAAGGCAGGCAGGGCAATGCCTAAGCTTTGA
- the LOC122091301 gene encoding uncharacterized protein LOC122091301 isoform X4 yields the protein MSACKNLLRLSFSFQDFRIRRNLQKSSLITIRNLHSFSGSNNPSKLSLTTLICRNRGLGRELNRASSRSYRSVQAAVADGLNENASSCSILEPLDDWGKDNVEELLVNREDVARLMKMKRRSGIEDGEDSTRKGRWFPYLDMFKSGGTFLTSREVLEALDAYIMDVRKERIWNVVKYRSYSVCLVVEGLSDFGNVSAAFRSADALGIQSVHVVSCDSSKRYRDNRHVSMGAEKWLDIELWDSIQECFKVLKSRGYRIATTHMGTDAVSIYNMDWSCPTAIVVGNESL from the exons ATGAGCGCCTGCAAAAATCTTCTTCGTTTATCCTTTTCCTTTCAAGATTTTAGAATACGAAGGAACCTGCAAAAGAGCTCTTTGATTACTATTCGGAATCTCCATTCATTCTCTGGTAGTAATAATCCATCTAAGTTATCGTTAACAACTCTAATCTGTCGGAATCGAG GATTAGGGCGTGAACTGAACAGAGCTTCATCGAGATCTTACCGTAGCGTTCAAGCTGCAGTTGCCGATGGTTTGAATGAAAACGCTTCAAGCTGTTCTATTCTGGAACCTTTGGATGACTGGGGTAAAGACAATGTGGAGGAGTTGCTTGTAAACAGAGAAGATGTTGCGAGGTTAATGAAGATGAAACGGAGGTCTGGAATTGAAGACGGGGAGGATTCTACTCGCAAGGGCCGGTGGTTTCCGTATCTCGATATGTTCAAATCGGGAGGTACATTTCTGACCAGTCGTGAGGTTCTGGAAGCACTTGATGCGTATATAATGGATGTGAGAAAGGAGAGGATTTGGAATGTTGTGAAGTACAGAAGCTACTCCGTTTGCTTGGTTGTTGAAGGTCTATCTGATTTTGGGAATGTATCAGCTGCATTCCGCTCGGCTGATGCGCTTGGGATTCAATCGGTCCATGTGGTCTCCTGTGACAGCTCAAAAAG GTACAGGGATAATCGCCATGTTAGTATGGGTGCTGAGAAGTGGTTGGACATTGAACTTTGGGACTCCATCCAAGAATGCTTCAAGGTTTTAAAGTCACGAGGTTATCGAATTGCCACAACACATATGGGAACTGATGCG GTTTCTATTTACAACATGGATTGGTCATGCCCAACTGCAATAGTTGTCGGAAATGAAA GTCTCTGA
- the LOC122091559 gene encoding UDP-glycosyltransferase 708G1-like encodes MNTFQAWEPETFAALNEGKVLNGLPPVLAVGPLEPYEYGQGPWLSWVDAQPSWSVMYVSFGRRTVLSKDQNQRVGWWFGEERVQTLVDSSVTVDSNSATEAAWHGVPVLAWPQHGDQKLNASVAESNGLGSWEESWEWGGEEVKGEEIVKRIRE; translated from the exons ATGAACACCTTTCAGGCATGGGAGCCAGAGACGTTTGCGGCACTCAACGAAGGCAAAGTCTTAAATGGGCTCCCACCAGTGCTTGCAGTTGGTCCATTGGAACCATATGAGTATGGGCAAGGACCTTGGCTTTCATGGGTAGACGCCCAACCTTCATGGTCAGTGATGTATGTAAGCTTCGGGAGAAGAACGGTTTTATCCAAGGATCAAAATCAGAGAGTTGGGTGGTGGTTTGGAGAAGAGCGGGTGCAG ACGTTGGTGGATTCGTCAGTCACTGTGGATTCGAACTCAGCGACTGAAGCGGCGTGGCATGGAGTGCCGGTCTTGGCTTGGCCACAGCATGGTGACCAAAAGCTTAATGCTTCCGTGGCGGAGAGTAATGGGTTGGGGTCTTGGGAGGAGAGTTGGGAATGGGGTGGTGAGGAGGTGAAGGGGGAAGAGATTGTAAAGCGAATTAGGGAATGA
- the LOC122091301 gene encoding uncharacterized protein LOC122091301 isoform X2, whose protein sequence is MSACKNLLRLSFSFQDFRIRRNLQKSSLITIRNLHSFSGSNNPSKLSLTTLICRNRGLGRELNRASSRSYRSVQAAVADGLNENASSCSILEPLDDWGKDNVEELLVNREDVARLMKMKRRSGIEDGEDSTRKGRWFPYLDMFKSGGTFLTSREVLEALDAYIMDVRKERIWNVVKYRSYSVCLVVEGLSDFGNVSAAFRSADALGIQSVHVVSCDSSKRYRDNRHVSMGAEKWLDIELWDSIQECFKVLKSRGYRIATTHMGTDAVSIYNMDWSCPTAIVVGNESRSLIAEA, encoded by the exons ATGAGCGCCTGCAAAAATCTTCTTCGTTTATCCTTTTCCTTTCAAGATTTTAGAATACGAAGGAACCTGCAAAAGAGCTCTTTGATTACTATTCGGAATCTCCATTCATTCTCTGGTAGTAATAATCCATCTAAGTTATCGTTAACAACTCTAATCTGTCGGAATCGAG GATTAGGGCGTGAACTGAACAGAGCTTCATCGAGATCTTACCGTAGCGTTCAAGCTGCAGTTGCCGATGGTTTGAATGAAAACGCTTCAAGCTGTTCTATTCTGGAACCTTTGGATGACTGGGGTAAAGACAATGTGGAGGAGTTGCTTGTAAACAGAGAAGATGTTGCGAGGTTAATGAAGATGAAACGGAGGTCTGGAATTGAAGACGGGGAGGATTCTACTCGCAAGGGCCGGTGGTTTCCGTATCTCGATATGTTCAAATCGGGAGGTACATTTCTGACCAGTCGTGAGGTTCTGGAAGCACTTGATGCGTATATAATGGATGTGAGAAAGGAGAGGATTTGGAATGTTGTGAAGTACAGAAGCTACTCCGTTTGCTTGGTTGTTGAAGGTCTATCTGATTTTGGGAATGTATCAGCTGCATTCCGCTCGGCTGATGCGCTTGGGATTCAATCGGTCCATGTGGTCTCCTGTGACAGCTCAAAAAG GTACAGGGATAATCGCCATGTTAGTATGGGTGCTGAGAAGTGGTTGGACATTGAACTTTGGGACTCCATCCAAGAATGCTTCAAGGTTTTAAAGTCACGAGGTTATCGAATTGCCACAACACATATGGGAACTGATGCG GTTTCTATTTACAACATGGATTGGTCATGCCCAACTGCAATAGTTGTCGGAAATGAAAGTAG GTCTCTGATTGCAGAGGCATAA